The following nucleotide sequence is from Phaenicophaeus curvirostris isolate KB17595 chromosome 12, BPBGC_Pcur_1.0, whole genome shotgun sequence.
AGAGATGCTGGTACTGACCAACGTAGTTCTGGCATTATTCGTCTTCACACAATAAAACAGATAATCGATAGAGTAAGTCTTTTATTGTCACAGTACTTTAGCACAAAAAGAGTAAAACTGGTATCATCAAGTAAAGTGATGGGTGTTGTAAATTTAGAATAATAAATAAGGAGTTTGTTTGCTTTAGAAGTAACTTTCTCATCTTTCTATTGGTGAATTAAAAACCACcatcccttttcttctccataatAATAAGTGCAGCAATTCTAGGCTTCGTTCCAGGGTGTGTTGTCCTCTCTCCATTAAGGCTGTTTTAAGCTCTTTCCTAATTCACTCAAAGCCATGGTGTGACATTACAGCTAGGAGTTGTTACTTCATTTATGGAGTCCTTGGTCTTCCCCTACCCAAATTACAAATTAATAAGTTGACATCCTTTTTTTGTGCAAGGACTAGAGGAAGGGATCCTTCAATCTCGCTTCCTTAATATCCTTAAAACATCTGATATTAGGTCATGATAGAAGGGGCTCTCTACTGCTcaccttcttttttcctttaaaacctCCTTACTTTGAGGAGGCTTTTCTTAATTATTAAAAAGTTCAGTTATGTAGTCAGTCCTATAGTTCAGTATGTTTATGCATATGAAACATGGTATTGGAACTGGTTTGGTTTCTGTCATTCTATTGTTCAAAtaggaaaagaatttaaatCAATACTTGAAACAATGAATTCGGTAAATGTAATACCAAACAAATTTGTGGAGAATGTTTAAAAACCAGATTGCATAAGTGATTCATTTTCTTGCCTCTGTCCTTTTTATCACAACAGGACAAACATGCTCTGTTAGATGTCACTCCTAATGCAGTGGACCGTCTGAATTATGCCCAGTGGTATCCTATTGTAGTGTTCCTAAACCCTGACTCTAAGCAGGGTGTGAAGACCATGAGAATGAGGTTGTGCCCAGAGTCACGAAAAAGTGCCAGGAAGCTGTACGAAAGAGCTCACAAGCTACGCAAAAATAATCACCATCTCTTTACAAGTAAGTAACCTGGCAAATCAATCAGATGCATCTGAGAGGGTGGTGGGATGAGTGTAACTGCCAGACTCTTCTGTATGTGGACTAACTCAACCAATTGTTGCCTGGTTCAGGCCAATTCAAAACCAAATAGTTCATTTCTCGTGTGCATCATTTGCATGTGACTGCACAAACATAAAGCAATTTGAAACATAAGATGACATTACTAATAGATCTGATGGCTTTGTGGGATCATTAGCCAAAATCAAACATTTGAATAAATAGgaagataatttaatttttttgtgtgggTGGCTAAATGGAAGCCTTACTTCAGTTGAAGCTGCTGTTAACTCAGTATTTGCTGTGGGATAAAATTTCCGAAACCACATCAGGCCTTAAGGTTGCTTTGAATACTAACATTTACTTCCCTATTTAAGTCTAATGTCTTTAACCTACCAGTTTGTTGTTTCTGTTACTGCTGGTACAGATCTTTCTTATAGCTTTGCAGAAATTCTAACTAACCTACTGTACTTCCAGCTACCATTAACTTGAATTCAATGAATGATGGATGGTATGGAGCTCTAAAGGAGGCAATTCAGCAGCAACAGAACCAACTAGTGTGGGTTTCAGAAGGAAAGGTAAGAAAATGTTTGGGGAGAAATGATGGAACAgtgtttgagggttttttttgttcactcATTCTGATTGGTATAACAGATTTGGGCAGATACTTGTGGAAttaagtgttttccttttttcctcctcattttatCTATCATTTGAAGATCTAAAGCAGTAATGCCTCATGGCTGTCTTAACTGCTCAAAACTGATTTATGCGGTTATTCCATTAATGAGAGCTGTACAGTTTTCCTTGTGCATGTAATGGCGTAGTAAGAAAGAGCATTTGCCCATTGACACTGTGAACTGGAGGATATAGTattgctttgaagactttgtgGTGATTGGATGCTTTTTCATGAAAACTTCTGGGTGTTTTGATGCATTGGTACTAGAGACTGGAATTGCATGTTGccagattatttttctgctgataTAAAAGGGGCATATCGATGTTCTTTCTGACCTTCGAGAACTGCGTTCTCTCAGTTCTTGCCTTCTCAAGCTGCTTGATATGCTACATACAGTTAGTAAGTCCTCTTGAAGAACCGATACCAAGAAAAGTGCCAACTAGAAGTAGGCAATGGATCGGCTATTGCTGTGTATTTCTTTGGTATTTGGATTGCTTGTTTCTGTTCAGATTGAGCTCCTTTCACCTCCTTACATCTACCATCAAGTTAATGATTCCAGTATCATGATACCACTTTACACTGCAGCCTTGTGTCTTTCTAGACACTTTGATTTTCCTGGACACTGAGCTCTCTCCTCCCTTACACTTGACAGTCATGTGACCCCTTAGTAAAATTATTCAGAGAGCTCTAGACTGCAGAAAAGGTGTCAGCTGTAAGCTTGGAGTCTTCAACAATTAAAACCTGATTTCTCCTTCTGTGTTGTACTCAGAATTGTTGAATTCTCATACTGTTGCTGTGCTACTGAATTTGGAATATAGCTAACTCCTTTAACTAAAAGGCTTTCTGTTGTGGTTCAGAACAAGATACGTACGTTCTATTTGTTTGCTTCttaaattcacaaaaaaaaacttCCTAGCAGCAGCATTCCTTAAAAGGTtgcaactagatgatctttaaggcctcttccaatccaaacaattctgtgattctatttcaATAAATGTGTACTCTAATTTTGTTTGACACAGGCAGATGGTGCTACAAGTGATGACCTTGATTTACACGATGACCGCCTTTCTTACCTCTCTGCTCCTGGTAGTGAATATTCTATGTACAGCACAGACAGCAGACACACATCTGACTATGAAGACACGGATACAGAAGGAGGTGCCTATACGGATCAAGAACTGGATGAAACTCTGAACGACGAGGTTGGGACTCCTCCTGAATCTGCTATTACACGTTCTTCTGAACCTGTTAGAGAGGATTCTTCTGGAATGCATCATGAAACTCAAACTTATCCTACTTATGCATCTCAAGCTCAGCCACAGCCAAATCTCAGAATAGATTCTTCAGGATTTAAAACTACTACTTCCCAGCCGGTAAGAAAGTACATTTCATATGCTGACCCCTATACATTGACTTTAGGTTGCAAGTTCTCTTGAACAAGAAATCTGTTCATAGGCTGCTTACCAGTGTTGTGAGTGTATGCAAAAGTGTCAAGAGCAAGAGCATGTTATGATGAATTGGAGAATCAGATTGCCGTACTGGTTTTAGTGACTTATTCTGACAGGAGGGGAATTGAAGTACCATTCTACTTTCATTAgatgttttgcctttttaatcTTCAAGATAATGTATTTCTGGAAGTGCTAATGCATGATACTTGCAGTACATTTCATTCTACATCTAGCTGCATTGATCGAAGCATCATTTAAGTTATTTTGATATAAATCAAAAAGTCATGCAGTGATTCAATAGCggtatatttaaattattttaaacacttcacagaaagcagaagcCTCACCTGCAGTCCCTTACCTTTCCCCGTCGCCTGAATCAAACCCTGCAACCTCATCAGCCTCTGCAGTAAATGCTAATGTAAACCTAACTAATGTCAGACTGGAGGAGCCTACCGCTGCTCCTTACAACTCTTACCAGCCACAAGCGGGCCCCTTAAGAACATCAAGTACTGAGGGAGCTCATATGGTCCTAAGGGATCGAGAACCATCACCCTTATCGCCGCATATAGATCCAGCAAAGGTACCTGTGCCACACTTGCGCTGATTTCCTGCTATACATCGAGCTAGCACATGATCTTTTTGGTTTGCCCTTATTTGAAGAattccttctgattttttttttttctgtaataaatcaTGCAGGTTACAAAGCAGTGCATCTGAATTGCTAAGCATCATCTAATGTTTTGTGTGCATGGCTTCAAACTACATACTTTTCACTTGTCAAAAAGATGACATTAAAGAGGACTGCattctgtattttgattttactGTACGCGTGACTTCTTTAGCTTGTCAATGTTGTGCTCTTTATTAATGAGTCCTTGAAAAAACCcgttttttcctgaaatgacAATAGCTCtttgtacattttttaaatcattccAGTTCATTAATTATGAAGATGAATCCAGTTTGTTGGGTGACCTTATATGTCCCCAGCAATGCTAGAACTAACTTAAATACGTAAATTGATTTACTTCCACTCTTCTTACCCTCTGCAAAAAAGCCTGTGTGCCTCCTGCCCAACACCAAACCCCAAAGATGAGAGACTAACTTTCTTTCCCTGTTAATCTGCTTATGTGTTTTTGCTTAAAACTAGGACTAGAAGGGATCTCTTGAATCACAAGTTCAGCTTCCTGTGATTGCAAACAACTGCATCAAATGATTCAGcttcaacaaaataaagcaaatatttaaaccCAAAGCTTATTTAAAACATTGCATTTCAAATGTGGTTGCAGTTACTCTTCGGTTTAACTGATAACTATGCCCCTCTCTAACAGGTATTCCGAAAGGATCCATACATCAATGAAGAAGCATCCAGACAAACCTATGTCTTAAAACAGGGAGCAATTAATCACCCAGTTCAGAGACAGGAAAGGGACCCAAATCTGATCTATGAATCACAGGCTCAGTATGCAGAAAAACAACCGAGTCGGGACTATGAACAGTCAGCTTATAGGTATGACTCTACAAACTATGTAGATCAATTTTCTCGTGGTTACGACCCTCGCCTACATTATGATGACCGTGTGCCTCCCTATGAGGAGCACTGGGCATATTATGATGAAAAACAGCCCTACAACCAAACAAGAACAGCTTATGAAAACCAGCCTCCTAGGGATCTTGATTCCAGACAAAATATTGAAGAGAGCACAGAACGCAGCTATTATCCAGCACAACCTCGTTTTGAGGAACCCCCTCCAATGAGCTATGATAGCAGACCTCGCTATGAGCATGCGCCCAAGAACTTCAGCTTACCACAAGTGCGATATGAAGATCAACATACTGTTGGGTATGATGCGCATGGTAGATACAAACAAGAAACTCAGCCATACCAGTCAGCCATATCTCGATCTCCTGAACCGAAGCAGTACTTCGACCCACATATAAGGGGCTATGAACAAGGTCCCCCTCAAGCTTATAATGCTAAACCTGGACAATATGAGCCCTCTCATAGTACTTCAAgtgtttctcttcctcctcccccttcatcACAAACCAAACCGGAAGTTTTGCCTTCTAATAGTAAACCACTGCCTACACCACCATCTCtagcagaggaagaagaagatcCAGCCATGAAACCACAGTCTGTGCGAAGTAGGGTTAAGATATTTGAAAGGAGGAGGTCACCGTCTTTGGAAAAAATTAAGGACCCAAGTGATACACCAAGTGTCAAGGTAAgtgatttatgtttttttaattcctgcttTTTGCTAATGAGACCAAATTGCAAGAAGTAAAATACTGTCTTGTAAAGAAAGCTTTGGAGCTTGTGGAATTGTCTCTTGACAACTTAACTGTGGTATGTTTATAAGTAGAAGCTGAAAACTTCTGTGGAAGCGCTGAAGGGGATCTTGCATGCTGAAAACTCTTCCAATTCATATTTCACTACTATTTCTTTCTGGTTTGCCTTTTGGGGAAAGGGGCATGCAGTTTTTGTGTAAAAAAACCTAACTGTTCTATCTTTCTAAATGTTAGAACCTTAAGACAAtgtgctgtgcttttctttacAGCCTCCAGAACTAGCACCTAAGCCTGTACTCACATCTGTGGGTGGCCCAAAACCAACTTCTCAAAGCCAGTATGAACACGACAAAACAAGTTACAGGTAGATGCACAACTGATTgattatgttttgttttcaatatgAGATTAGAATattcagaaaacacattttagagTTTCAAACTGTAAACTGCAGAGTGGAGATTCAGAGTTTATCAGTGTGATTTCTGTTGCGGTAGTAAGGCATAACATCAGTTCTCATGGATGTGTTATCTGGGAAGTGAGGGGAGGACGTGGTAtgctttttttggctttttgaaGAAACTCAGTCGATGTGTCCAtcttactatttttttctatatttaattgaaataattcaaaagtaaaacagaagaaaaggtaAGGTGAAAGGGAAATAAGGATTTTCTTCATGCTATGTCACAGCTCTCTAACTGCCATGCAgcataagttaaaaaaaaaaaaaaggcaaggcatTAATTTGTAAGAATTTCATTTTGGTTGTGTTATTACTAGCTAGGTTGTGAGAGTTTTAATTCAGGTACTAAAGCTTGTTCAACTGTATTTTATTGTTCTTGGTTAGGGCTCCAGAACCACAGAGACCTCAAGTCAAGCCGCCTGAAGATATCGTGCGTTCAAATCATTATGATcctgaagaagatgaagagtACTACCGAAAGCAGCTCTCCTACTTTGATCGCAGGAGTTTTGAAAATAAGCCATCTGCGCAGGTTCCTGCCAGCCATCATTCTGAGCCCACTAAACCAATACACTCACAGAATCAGCTGAATTTCACCAATTATTCTAAGTAAGTTTGAGgggatttttggtttttaattggAAAGAGGAGGGCGGCAAATAGGACTAAAATATAAACTCTGCCTCGTCAATGAAATCCCAGGGATTCATGGTATCTAATTGAAATTGTTGGATTTGTGAAGTCACCTTCTCTGTTTAGTTGTAGCTTTAGGTTGAAAACTAATAATGATTGAACTTCTAATTTTGATAAACTAAATGACTAATTTCTGTAGTTTTCAGGACCTTCAACATGTTACTACCTTCAGGTACCATTTACTAACAGAAcataatgaaatatttccttagGCTAACTAACACTGAGTGCTGAAAAGGCTTTCAAAGCAAAGGATTCTGTTTGTTCCGGTTCTGCATGCATTTATTCTGGAGACAGGCTTCTACGCATTCTTCGTGTTTGACATTAGGAAACTGAGTCTTAAGGGAATATTGCTGAGGTCAGAATTTAATCTGTTGATGGAAACATCTGTTTCCTGTATTGTTCTGCTTCCTTGGTTTGGAACATTTTGATACAGAAATTGTGTGAAAGCTCATACACAGATTTAGGTCAGGTAAAGAACTGGTTGTCTTGGTAGAGACTTATGCAAACTTTGTGAATACTCTCCACAGTTTACCTAAATTTGCAAGATTTGTTTTGATTCAAATGATAACAACTAACATTAATGGAAGTAAGCAGAAAGAGGTAAATGGAAACACTACTCAGCTGGTCAGTACTGACTGTAGAAGCTTGCTGCAATGTAATTGCTTGGGGAACGCAAAAGGATTGCTGTCTTGAGAATGCGTTTATATTTAGGACTCTTGTTTCACCAGCTTCCAGTTCGTCCCCTGTTAGTTGCTTgttattaatctttttttccagtgaatttATATGGTAATTAATACTCACTTTGGGAAGCCATGATTTCAGGTGGGCAGTTCTGTAAGAAAGCAGCTACTACCCACCTGGAATAAAGACAGCAGTGAGCATGCAGGATTGACTTCTCTTGTGGGATGAAGGGCTTCGTATAAAATCAGCAGGAATATACAGCAGATCTGCAGTGATCTTTCTGTAGCACTGACTTGAGAGGTAGTAGCACAGGTGCTGTATTAGCTCACTGAGCATCACATTCACGTGGTCACCAAGCAGGCTTTCAAAAGTTGATCGGCCCTTTTGTTAGTTTTACAACAGACTCCTCTAAGCAGTAAGAGTGGTACCATTTAAAATTGTTGCCTgtttcatatatatatgtgtgtacatatatgtatatggtGCTATAAAAACACTTGCTATGGATATACCCTCAGAATGTGATCTGCAATACAAAAACCATTGTTTTCCTGTATATGTTAAGACTGAAGAGGTTAACACAAATGGGACCTTAAGTGAGAGATGATTAGAATATGGGATTTATATTTTGTTCCCTTGTTTTAATGTACTGAATAACTTTGTTTATACAGGTTGTAACAAATGGTTTAGAGTAATCTCATTCTCAGTATTTGCCAGTTTGAGGGCTTGACCACCTCTTAATGCACTGACAAAATCTCGTATTAAATGTAGGAGGTGATCACTGTGCGTATGCATATGGTAAAGGCCCTATTGGAAACGTCACTGTTGAAATTAGTGTCTCTTTGTTTAAACAGTCTTGTCATATGAGAACTGCTAGGACTAACATAAAAAAGTGTGAAGAAATAATATGCTCAAGATAGaatgacttttttctttcattcttctgttgctgtttgctttgctaTCACCTAGATTTCTTGGCTCTTACACTAGCTATGACTACTTGAAAAGGAACATCAAGTGGTAAGACTGTTGTTGATGTGAGGATGTTTTCAGGTGTCCTCTCACTGTTACATTTCATCACAGGCATTATGTGcacttaaaattttaagcaTGCAAATTCTGAAAGCAAGTGCAATATATTGTAGTTCAAAATTGCAggctgatttaaaataaaaaagttccTGAACTGAAATTTTGGAGAACTATTTTCAAAACGTTATTCTTAACTTGTGAATGTTATTTCTAGTTTATCTACGCTATGCACATAAAGCTAGTGAAGCTTAAGCTGATTGCATTTCTAATTAAGATGGCATTGTTCAAATACTAGGTGTATTTAGAAAAGTTGTACTAGAATCCATTTTCCTATTGGCTAATGATGCTTTTCAAAAacaacccacccaccccccaaaaaGTGGATTTGTATTTTTACTTTGAAGACCTGCTCAATTAGAGAATGCTTTCTCATTGAAATTACCCAAATGAAACTGAGAAATTAAGATCTTGGAGGCAATAATGCAAATACACCTGAAATGTCATCTGCCTTTTGTTTGCCATGGTTTGTGTTACTAATCTTCTAAAGATTCAATGTTGTCTTAATCTTTTGTGCTTACCAATAAATGTTTTTATACTTGAGACAGGATGTTAAAGAAAATCGTGGTTTAATGTTTATAGGAAAAGATGGAAATCAGGTGatcatagaagaaaaaaatagcagtgaaTGCAGGAGATCAGAGCCCTGAGGAATCACAACAGTCAAATGTGggtttttctttgatttcaaCAGGGCGAAACCAGCTGATACTGAATCAATGGACAGGCCCGTTGGTGAAAAACGCTATGAGCCAATCCCTCCGGTTACaactcctcctcctgctccttcagtCCAGTATACGCAACCTCAGTCGATTAACAGTCCTGTTCTGTCTCTCCCAGCACATCACAAGCCTGCCCTTTCTGAAGGTGAGCAGTTGGGAAACTAACCTGTCTCAGGCAGGAGCAAGTGTCACTTGTCAGGTGCTTGTGTGGTTGCTTCAGCAAGTCTACACTGGTAACTGTGCTGTTTTCTAATTGAAAGTTAGAATAATTATtactgaaaacagctttttacTATAGTGAGATTGAATTTTGTGAAATGATTTAGTGATCCTGTCTGAGACTGTAACATCCAGGTGTCACTACAACTGTCTGTTTCTTATCTAGTGGTCTCAGCAAAGATGAAGTAAAATTTCCAGTACTTAGGAATATACCTCTCTCTCTTTGGGCCGGAATCCTTTGGGCACTAGTAGTAGCTATAGACAAACAAGTGGTTTTCCCTTTTACACTGAGAGGATTGCGTGGTCCAACTGAATTTTTCAGCTTGCAAGTGTGTAATAGTGTTTTAATACTGGTTTTCTggaggttggttttttttcatggtgtAAATCagtctaacttttttttttggtatgtcATACCGTTGTATCCAAGGTATCGATTTAATAAAATGTAGATAACTTGCTTGAACATACAAAACACAGTAGAAGGACAGTCTAAGAGCTAAACTTGAACCCATATGTATTGCATCTGGTAGGTTAAGAATTGGCTAAAATGTATTCTTATGCCATAGTGAATGTGACTGGAAATCACTGGTTACTGATGAATCTGGTGTTTGTATTTGTGTTGCAGTTAACTCTGTATCTGACCCTCCTCCACCTCAGAATAAGCCAGCAATGTTCAGATCCTCCAGAGAGGACACTGTGCAGTCCACTTACTACCCTCAGAAAAGCTTCCCTGACAAAGGCCCCGTTAATGGAACTGAACAGATTCAGAAAACGGTCACTCCTTCTTATAACCGCTTTACGACAAAACCTTACACCAGTGCTGCAAGGCCCTTTGAGCGCAAGTTTGAAAGCCCGAAATTCAACCATAATCTCTTGCCAAATGAAGCTCAGCATAAACCAGAGTTGCCATCAAAATCTCCAAATTCTCCTCAACCGATTTTGAAAGCACACAGCTCGTCGCAGCCTCCTGAGTTTGATAGTGGAATGGATACCTTTGCTGTACAGGTCGACAAGCCTAAATACCAACCAAATAATGTTAATGCTGTGCCTAAAGCTATTCCCGTAAGgtaagctgctgctttttgtctttctgttagCTCATGTTTAGGAGCGTGTCTGTGAAACTTGTGAAAAATagtgtgggggttttgttttgctatgCTTCCAATTTTGGTTAATGTTACAGTTGAAAGATTGATACTACGAATCTAAAATTCTGCCACACAGCACTGAAGAGCATTTGAATAGATACTTAAAAGTACGTCCTGTGTCCCTGCACTATCTTGCATCCTGTTATTAGAAAGTGGCACAGGTTTTATTTCCTGGTTTTCGTACTATAATTAGAAATCTTCTAGTAGATAGTCATCATTTGTCTTCTCAGTGTCTTTCTAGAAGATGGAATTAATTTCTGAGAATAGTTGTTGTAACAAATTGTGTTCATTCTGTGTGCTTAGAGAGAATCCTCATGGTaaagtgtgttttaaaatatttgtagaaagagtAATTTTAGCAGTCTCGTATAGGTTCTCTTTGCTACGAGATAAAAAAACTGCTTTAAAGCAGCTTGAGCTTGCCTAATGTGCTTTAGGTGTAAGAACAATGTCAGGAACAACAGAGTATTACAATCTTGAGCAATTTACTGActtgtaaatttttttcactAATATTTGCAGAAGTGTTCTGTTACTCTTcgatttaaaaataatgtgtgaACCAGAGTAGAAATCATCCTACTTAAGCACCTGATAAATGTTTTGATTCTGTAGTTCAGTGGACTGCtagaaattttgaaattattggTTCTTTAATTGAAATTCTTTAGAAATTGATCTGAAATCTACTCAAACAAGCTATTTCATAATGTTCTGTGTTGTTCTTTAATTATATGCAGGcatcctgaaaaaaatagtGTGGTGGATTGTTTTTGTTACGGTTTTTTTACAGGCTTTGATTTCAATATATATCTGACTAAAGAGGTTCATTGGGTCTTGAACAAGAATTATTATTCCTTATGGAGTtctaggaggaaaaagaaacttaCAGATGTTAATTACACATAGTTGTACTAAGCTGAATTATGTAGCTGGGGCAAGCTCTTGACAATACAAGATGCAAGTGGTCCAAAATCTTGCTTTAAGTACTCTTTCAACATTTTTAGAGTTTAGGGTGTTTTTGTGAAAATGTTCTCATAGCAGAACTTGAACTATGTTGGTCTTGGCTATTTGGCACCATCAAATGTGGGACGCTTAAGGTTGTCATAAAATCAGTGGTAGCTTCCTCTAAGCTGTGCTTTGCTAAAATGTTAGAGGGAAGTATGCCACTGACATTGAGGAAGGAAATATTGATTAAACTGCTAGGCTTTCTCTCTTACATACAGCCCTTCAGCACTtgaggacgaggaggaagaaGATGGACACACTGTTGTAGCCACAGCAAGAGGCGTATTTAACAGCAACGGTGGCGTATTGAGCTCCATAGAGACTGGAGTTAGTATTATTATACCCCAGGGAGCCATTCCAGAAGGAATAGAGCAAGAAATCTATTTCAAAGTCTGCAGAGACAACAGTATACTTCCACCTTTGGACAAAGAGAAAGGTGAGAGCTGGCACTGTatgcttttctgttatttcataCCGTTCTTGTCTACCAGCAGTAAAATTGAATATGAAAATACTGTAATAGGCTTCAATAtaacatatatttttgtatgaAGATACTGTACATCTCACAAAAAGTATAAGGGAGGTGATACTCTGCTTAATATGGAAAATTGCAAGCAAGATAAAGGCCCTGAATTACAACTTGAGAATATACAACTTGTAGACTTAAGTACTGATTTCAAACACACCTAGTGCACACCCccccaaggaaaacaaacaaacaaacaaaaaaacccgcCCAAATTATTTAGTCATCAAACTTGTTTACCTTTTTCATTTTGAGATTGTGAGATGTTCCACTGAAAATTCACTTGAGTGCTCTGAAAGAAACTATGAGGAATAGTCTTGCCAAGtgtttttctttactgacagatcAAAATGCTCGTGTTTTTCTCTAAAACTAAGTTGTGGGTTAACTCTGCAATGAAATTATGTAATAGTTCGAACTAAAGGGCGATCagtaaggtttttttctttctcttaactACAGGTGAAACACTTCTTAGCCCCTTGGTAATGTGTGGGCCTCATGGACTAAAATTCCTGAAGCCAGTGGAGCTGCGCCTGCCACATTGTGCGTCTATGACCCCTGATGGTTGGTCTTTTGCTCTAAAATCCTCCGACTCCTCGTCGGGTATGCTGTCCTCCCTCTGTCCTTTTGGGGCTTTTGGGTGCTATCGTATAATTTAAGTTAATTCGGCTAAGGGTGTTGCTGTGTAATATTAAGAACTCAATCATTGTATTTGTGTCAAACTCTCCATTTCACTTTCATTACAAATGTCTTACATTTACTCATGGTGCAAATTCATAGCTAAAACCATGATAGTGGAAAAAGAGTATTCTCTCTAGTCTGTTAAATATTACCGTATTTTTCTATTGTCTTCTTTCTTGAGGACTGCTACAGCTGAATACACTTGAAATGGTAGTCGCACTAAAACCGAGAGGAAATGATCATGTACCTCTGATTGGCCTTTGTAACATAACTGGTGTTTGTCTGTTGCTTAATTAACCATATAGGACTCTGGCAAATCTTAACAATCTGCATGCTCATAAATCATGATTTAATGCTTGTTAACTGTTTCCATGTGTGCAAGTTGATGCTAACAGTTGGGTCATTTAAAAAACTATAGCGTTCAG
It contains:
- the TJP1 gene encoding tight junction protein ZO-1 isoform X5, translating into MQRLERLCRWRRRGRGRDRGGDGKMKYQKYLTVLQMAIGVTASNRGSLMPLKRKLWVTPSSENPNGATCSVSQGKPSLRRIKGRIHRSKSLDSIDFCEFTSTTMEETAIWEQHTVTLHRAPGFGFGIAISGGRDNPHFQSGETSIVISDVLKGGPAEGLLQENDRVAMVNGVSMDNVEHAFAVQQLRKSGKNAKITIRRMKKIQIPVARPEPEPVSENEDDSYDEEIRDPRSSRGGPSANRRHEKSWVRDRSASRERSLSPRSDRRSVTSSQPAKPTKVTLVKSRKNEEYGLRLASHIFVKEISQDSLAARDGNIQEGDVVLKINGTVTENMSLADAKTLIERSKGKLKMVVQRDERATLLNVPDLSDSIHSANASERDDISEIQSLASDHSNRSHDRPRRSRSRSPDQRSEPSDHSRHSPQQPSNGSLRSREDERTTKPGAVSTPVKNADDISKTVEEVAVERTEKQTPPLPEPKPVYAQGGQPDVDLPVSPSDGPLPNSTHEDGMLRPSMKLVKFRKGDSVGLRLAGGNDVGIFVAGVLEDSPAAKEGLEEGDQILRVNNVDFTNIIREEAVLFLLDLPKGEEVTILAQKKKDVYRRIVESDVGDSFYIRTHFEYEKESPYGLSFNKGEVFRVVDTLYNGKLGSWLAIRIGKNHKEVERGIIPNKNRAEQLASVQYTLPKTAGGDRADFWRFRGLRSSKRNLRKSREDLSAQPVQTKFPAYERVVLREAGFLRPVTIFGPIADVAREKLAREEPDIFQIAKSEPRDAGTDQRSSGIIRLHTIKQIIDRDKHALLDVTPNAVDRLNYAQWYPIVVFLNPDSKQGVKTMRMRLCPESRKSARKLYERAHKLRKNNHHLFTTTINLNSMNDGWYGALKEAIQQQQNQLVWVSEGKADGATSDDLDLHDDRLSYLSAPGSEYSMYSTDSRHTSDYEDTDTEGGAYTDQELDETLNDEVGTPPESAITRSSEPVREDSSGMHHETQTYPTYASQAQPQPNLRIDSSGFKTTTSQPKAEASPAVPYLSPSPESNPATSSASAVNANVNLTNVRLEEPTAAPYNSYQPQAGPLRTSSTEGAHMVLRDREPSPLSPHIDPAKVFRKDPYINEEASRQTYVLKQGAINHPVQRQERDPNLIYESQAQYAEKQPSRDYEQSAYRYDSTNYVDQFSRGYDPRLHYDDRVPPYEEHWAYYDEKQPYNQTRTAYENQPPRDLDSRQNIEESTERSYYPAQPRFEEPPPMSYDSRPRYEHAPKNFSLPQVRYEDQHTVGYDAHGRYKQETQPYQSAISRSPEPKQYFDPHIRGYEQGPPQAYNAKPGQYEPSHSTSSVSLPPPPSSQTKPEVLPSNSKPLPTPPSLAEEEEDPAMKPQSVRSRVKIFERRRSPSLEKIKDPSDTPSVKPPELAPKPVLTSVGGPKPTSQSQYEHDKTSYRAPEPQRPQVKPPEDIVRSNHYDPEEDEEYYRKQLSYFDRRSFENKPSAQVPASHHSEPTKPIHSQNQLNFTNYSKAKPADTESMDRPVGEKRYEPIPPVTTPPPAPSVQYTQPQSINSPVLSLPAHHKPALSEVNSVSDPPPPQNKPAMFRSSREDTVQSTYYPQKSFPDKGPVNGTEQIQKTVTPSYNRFTTKPYTSAARPFERKFESPKFNHNLLPNEAQHKPELPSKSPNSPQPILKAHSSSQPPEFDSGMDTFAVQVDKPKYQPNNVNAVPKAIPVSPSALEDEEEEDGHTVVATARGVFNSNGGVLSSIETGVSIIIPQGAIPEGIEQEIYFKVCRDNSILPPLDKEKGETLLSPLVMCGPHGLKFLKPVELRLPHCASMTPDGWSFALKSSDSSSGDPKTWQNKSLPGDPNYLVGANCVSVLIDHF